Proteins found in one Paenibacillus sp. FSL R10-2782 genomic segment:
- a CDS encoding MFS transporter, protein MKEQLRSIHPLAWTIIVGTIFGRMATSMSIPFLSIYLTTRLGVSPFHTGMIVSVSSLVGIFASFYGGYISDRIGRRKVMLVSIASWALVFVAFALAEAAWAFFVINALNGLCRSLFEPTSRALLSDVTPKEKRLLIYNMRYAAINVGVVAGPLLGLMLGSASSGTPFMVAAGVYALYGVLLLIQFARYASDLRTGTTAGEAPLRMGEAFRTASRDPVFMPILLGTVFCVMGYAHSNSTMPQFLSLSFEEGTRWFTYMLTVNAVCVLAFQYPLVRLASRFSPVNSLIAGNICIAVSLLLCGMLHSGWLFILDMVLFTVGEVLLFTMLDVLIDQIADAQYKGTYFGTIGFNNLGSVLAPLFGGWLLDTYGQTAPLAVFVPVALSVVMGIPFLLVARRRLAQRTARIAAQGGQPVQ, encoded by the coding sequence ATGAAGGAACAGCTTCGTTCGATTCACCCACTGGCCTGGACGATTATTGTGGGTACCATATTTGGTCGGATGGCGACATCCATGAGTATCCCGTTTTTGTCTATTTATTTGACTACCCGGTTGGGGGTATCCCCTTTCCATACAGGGATGATCGTATCCGTCAGTTCATTAGTTGGCATTTTTGCCAGCTTTTATGGCGGCTACATTTCCGATCGGATCGGACGGCGTAAAGTGATGCTGGTGTCCATCGCCAGTTGGGCGCTTGTATTCGTGGCTTTTGCGCTAGCTGAAGCGGCCTGGGCCTTTTTTGTCATCAATGCTCTGAATGGTCTGTGCAGATCCTTGTTCGAGCCAACCTCGCGGGCGCTGTTATCAGATGTAACCCCCAAGGAAAAAAGATTGCTCATCTACAATATGAGATATGCGGCGATTAATGTAGGTGTAGTGGCAGGGCCGTTGCTTGGTTTGATGTTAGGATCGGCATCCTCGGGTACACCGTTTATGGTAGCGGCTGGTGTGTATGCGCTGTACGGGGTGTTGCTGTTGATCCAATTTGCTCGGTATGCATCGGATCTTCGTACAGGGACAACGGCGGGAGAGGCTCCACTACGGATGGGTGAGGCGTTCCGTACAGCCAGCCGTGATCCGGTGTTTATGCCGATTTTGCTGGGGACGGTATTTTGCGTCATGGGTTATGCTCATTCCAATTCCACGATGCCTCAATTCTTGTCCTTATCCTTCGAGGAAGGAACCCGGTGGTTTACATATATGCTTACAGTCAACGCGGTGTGTGTATTGGCTTTTCAATATCCGCTGGTACGGCTGGCAAGCCGTTTTTCCCCGGTGAATTCCTTGATTGCCGGAAATATATGTATTGCGGTCAGCCTATTGCTGTGCGGTATGTTACATTCGGGCTGGTTGTTTATACTGGATATGGTGCTGTTTACAGTGGGCGAAGTGCTATTGTTCACGATGCTGGACGTACTGATTGACCAAATTGCAGATGCTCAATATAAAGGGACCTATTTCGGTACGATTGGCTTTAATAATCTGGGTAGCGTGCTTGCTCCTTTGTTTGGTGGCTGGCTGCTGGATACTTATGGCCAAACAGCGCCGCTTGCCGTTTTTGTTCCGGTTGCGCTGTCGGTTGTGATGGGCATTCCTTTCCTGCTGGTCGCACGTCGTCGCTTGGCGCAGCGTACAGCCCGGATTGCAGCTCAAGGAGGGCAGCCCGTGCAGTAA
- a CDS encoding nucleotidyltransferase family protein codes for MKSEEDVLRIIQYMNDPQVLEDLRYVRDLRLPQGCIAAGYVRNRVWDKLHGYTTPTPLNDIDVIYFDPKNTLEERDEHLELSLNRKQAGRNWSVKNQARMHLRNGTAPYASVEDAMSRWPETATAVAIRLNDEDQMEVVCPHGLKDLLDMRVRQSPLFRHTTAFRQRVFEKQWLDNWPLLMLEN; via the coding sequence ATGAAGTCGGAAGAGGATGTGCTACGAATCATACAATATATGAATGATCCGCAGGTGCTGGAAGACCTGCGTTATGTGCGAGATCTGAGGCTGCCGCAAGGGTGTATTGCCGCAGGCTATGTACGTAATCGGGTGTGGGACAAGCTGCATGGATATACAACTCCTACACCTTTGAATGATATAGATGTTATTTATTTTGACCCTAAAAATACGCTGGAGGAACGGGACGAGCATCTTGAGCTGTCCTTGAACCGCAAGCAGGCGGGACGCAACTGGTCTGTCAAAAATCAGGCGAGGATGCATCTTCGCAACGGGACAGCTCCTTATGCTTCGGTAGAGGATGCGATGAGCCGCTGGCCGGAAACGGCTACGGCAGTAGCGATTAGATTGAATGACGAGGATCAAATGGAGGTCGTTTGTCCGCATGGATTAAAGGATCTGCTGGATATGCGGGTACGCCAAAGCCCATTGTTCCGCCATACGACGGCCTTTCGTCAGCGTGTATTTGAGAAGCAGTGGCTGGATAACTGGCCGTTGCTTATGTTGGAGAACTAG